From the Osmerus eperlanus chromosome 21, fOsmEpe2.1, whole genome shotgun sequence genome, one window contains:
- the supt3h gene encoding transcription initiation protein SPT3 homolog isoform X2: MWAPSLLTGRFALGDARRPLHDTAALVEDIVHTQLINLLQQACEGAVLRGSRVISAEDILFVMRKDKRKLARLLRYMQFRDYKSKVLKNIEDEEPLESDRSTVAGGNKRQRLMVDFLSWVDQTGEFLSLTNTLDEIKQERLERLERHSRNMDPAQYSEFCESRQLSFAKKASKFRDWLDCSSLEVKPNAVAMEILSYLAYETVAQIVDLSLLVKQDMSPKTGPFSHVIAANYIHYHSNTEVKKDPDSPENTPPSTPSSSHSSKSLPQGNGESSRSRQRKRKKSSTVSAEPLSGAIQPCHIREAIRRYNYTHTSSYRRSGMAFLAC, translated from the exons ATGTGGGCTCCATCGTTGCTGacgggcag GTTTGCTCTCGGAGATGCTCGCAGGCCACTACATGATACCGCTGCTCTGGTGGAGGATATAGTCCACACTCAACTCATCAACTTG ctgcAGCAGGCGTGCGAGGGGGCCGTGCTGCGGGGTTCAAGGGTCATCTCAGCGGAAGACATCCTGTTCGTCATGAGGAAAGACAAG AGGAAGCTGGCCAGACTCTTGCGGTACATGCAGTTCCGGGACTATAAGTCTAAAGTCCTGAAGAACATCGAAGACGAGGAACCACTCGAGTCAg ATAGGTCCACCGTTGCCGGGGGTAACAAGCGCCAGCGTCTGATGGtggacttcctgtcctgggTGGACCAGACCGGGGAGTTCCTGTCCCTCACCAACACTCTGGACGAGATCAAGCAGGAGCgactggag aggctggagagacacTCAAGGAACATGGACCCTGCTCAGTACTCTGAGTTCTGTGAGAGTCGTCAGCTCAGCTTTG ctaagAAGGCCTCAAAGTTCCGTGATTGGCTGGACTGTAGCAGCTTGGAGGTGAAACCCAATGCCGTCGCCATGGAGATCCTGTCCTACCTGGCCTATGAGACGGTTGCTCAG attGTAGATCTGTCTCTGCTTGTAAAACAAGACATGAGTCCCAAGACCGGCCCTTTCAGCCATGTCATCGCTGCCAACTACATCCACTACCACAGCAAcacagag gtaaaAAAAGATCCAGATTCTCCGGAAAAcacgcccccctccaccccgagCTCCTCCCACTCTTCAAAGTCCCTCCCCCAGGGTAACGGGGAGAGCAGCAGGAGTCGACAGAGGAAACGCAAGAAG agctCAACAGTGAGTGCGGAGCCCCTCAGTGGAGCAATCCAGCCCTGCCACATCCGGGAAGCCATCAGACgctacaattacacacacacg agCTCCTACAGGCGCAGTGGGATGGCCTTCCTGGCCTGCTGA
- the runx2a gene encoding RUNX family transcription factor 2a, producing the protein MLLPIDPIVNRTFNSPASTRQPPVSVMPDSLQGEREITSSAQRPRAHDPRNTIEIPAGLVRTDSPNFICSHLPAHWRCNKTLPRAFTVHALGEVSEGVVVTVMAGNDENCSAELRNASTVMKGGAARFNDLRFIGRSGRGKSFTLTITVLSSPPQVATIQRAIKVTVDGPREPRRHRQKMGEGPKMGLFRVAVPTSPHLLNSLTNPTADARQSLPSPPWTYEQSYLAQVATPFSSRTPSLSGVCELSSGFDRRFLPLSSAPRMHYSSFPYSSSSPTPPYNSFRPLPYSASPQSHSGTLQPCYAVYGSSTGTNQLYIGTGDHIPTTPLAVEMDGAVQGSQGEEPVWRPY; encoded by the exons ATGCTCCTTCCCATAGATCCCATTGTGAACCGGACATTCAACTCTCCAGCGAGCACGCGCCAGCCGCCGGTCTCGGTTATGCCAGACAGTCTCCAAGGTGAGCGCGAGATCACCTCCTCTGCGCAACGACCACGCGCGCATGATCCCAGGAACACCATAGAGATCCCCGCCGGGCTCGTGCGCACGGATAGTCCCAACTTTATCTGCTCGCACCTACCGGCGCACTGGCGCTGCAACAAGACCCTGCCGCGCGCCTTCACG GTGCACGCCCTGGGTGAGGTAAGCGAAGGggtggttgtcacggtgatggcggGGAACGATGAGAACTGTTCGGCGGAGCTGAGGAACGCGTCCACGGTGATGAAAGGAGGCGCAGCTCGCTTCAATGACCTCCGCTTCATAGGGCGTAGTGGaagag gtaaaaGTTTCACCCTGACTATCACAGTGCTGAGCAGCCCTCCTCAAGTGGCGACTATCCAGAGAGCCATCAAGGTCACCGTGGATGGACCCCGTGAACCCCGCC GTCACAGACAGAAGATGGGGGAGGGGCCCAAAATGGGACTTTTCCGGGTTGCCGTGCCAACGAGCCCTCACCTGCTCAACAGTCTCACCAACCCCaccgcag ACGCCAGgcagtccctcccctcccctccctggacCTATGAGCAGTCCTATCTGGCTCAAGTGGCCACGCCCTTCTCTTCCCGAACACCCAGCCTATCAG GAGTGTGCGAGCTGAGCTCTGGATTCGATCGGCGTTTCCTGCCCCTGTCGTCTGCACCCAGAATGCACTACTCATCGTTCCCCTACTCCTCGTCTTCCCCAACTCCTCCTTACAACTCCTTCCGGCCACTTCCCTACTCGGCCTCCCCGCAGTCCCACAGTGGTACCCTCCAGCCCTGTTATGCAGTTTATGGAAGCTCGACCGGAACGAACCAACTGTACATCGGGACGGGGGACCACATCCCTACAACCCCACTAGCTGTTGAAATGGATGGGGCTGTGCAAGGcagtcagggggaggagcctgtttGGCGGCCATATTGA
- the supt3h gene encoding transcription initiation protein SPT3 homolog isoform X1, with protein sequence MSSPMASSSSSYSRDRPSNRTSFIPELQSMMFALGDARRPLHDTAALVEDIVHTQLINLLQQACEGAVLRGSRVISAEDILFVMRKDKRKLARLLRYMQFRDYKSKVLKNIEDEEPLESDRSTVAGGNKRQRLMVDFLSWVDQTGEFLSLTNTLDEIKQERLERLERHSRNMDPAQYSEFCESRQLSFAKKASKFRDWLDCSSLEVKPNAVAMEILSYLAYETVAQIVDLSLLVKQDMSPKTGPFSHVIAANYIHYHSNTEVKKDPDSPENTPPSTPSSSHSSKSLPQGNGESSRSRQRKRKKSSTVSAEPLSGAIQPCHIREAIRRYNYTHTSSYRRSGMAFLAC encoded by the exons ATGAGCAGTCCCATGgctagctcctcctccagctactCCAGGGACCGCCCCTCCAACCGTACCAGCTTCATCCCTGAACTACAGAGCATGAT GTTTGCTCTCGGAGATGCTCGCAGGCCACTACATGATACCGCTGCTCTGGTGGAGGATATAGTCCACACTCAACTCATCAACTTG ctgcAGCAGGCGTGCGAGGGGGCCGTGCTGCGGGGTTCAAGGGTCATCTCAGCGGAAGACATCCTGTTCGTCATGAGGAAAGACAAG AGGAAGCTGGCCAGACTCTTGCGGTACATGCAGTTCCGGGACTATAAGTCTAAAGTCCTGAAGAACATCGAAGACGAGGAACCACTCGAGTCAg ATAGGTCCACCGTTGCCGGGGGTAACAAGCGCCAGCGTCTGATGGtggacttcctgtcctgggTGGACCAGACCGGGGAGTTCCTGTCCCTCACCAACACTCTGGACGAGATCAAGCAGGAGCgactggag aggctggagagacacTCAAGGAACATGGACCCTGCTCAGTACTCTGAGTTCTGTGAGAGTCGTCAGCTCAGCTTTG ctaagAAGGCCTCAAAGTTCCGTGATTGGCTGGACTGTAGCAGCTTGGAGGTGAAACCCAATGCCGTCGCCATGGAGATCCTGTCCTACCTGGCCTATGAGACGGTTGCTCAG attGTAGATCTGTCTCTGCTTGTAAAACAAGACATGAGTCCCAAGACCGGCCCTTTCAGCCATGTCATCGCTGCCAACTACATCCACTACCACAGCAAcacagag gtaaaAAAAGATCCAGATTCTCCGGAAAAcacgcccccctccaccccgagCTCCTCCCACTCTTCAAAGTCCCTCCCCCAGGGTAACGGGGAGAGCAGCAGGAGTCGACAGAGGAAACGCAAGAAG agctCAACAGTGAGTGCGGAGCCCCTCAGTGGAGCAATCCAGCCCTGCCACATCCGGGAAGCCATCAGACgctacaattacacacacacg agCTCCTACAGGCGCAGTGGGATGGCCTTCCTGGCCTGCTGA
- the supt3h gene encoding transcription initiation protein SPT3 homolog isoform X3 → MRKDKRKLARLLRYMQFRDYKSKVLKNIEDEEPLESDRSTVAGGNKRQRLMVDFLSWVDQTGEFLSLTNTLDEIKQERLERLERHSRNMDPAQYSEFCESRQLSFAKKASKFRDWLDCSSLEVKPNAVAMEILSYLAYETVAQIVDLSLLVKQDMSPKTGPFSHVIAANYIHYHSNTEVKKDPDSPENTPPSTPSSSHSSKSLPQGNGESSRSRQRKRKKSSTVSAEPLSGAIQPCHIREAIRRYNYTHTSSYRRSGMAFLAC, encoded by the exons ATGAGGAAAGACAAG AGGAAGCTGGCCAGACTCTTGCGGTACATGCAGTTCCGGGACTATAAGTCTAAAGTCCTGAAGAACATCGAAGACGAGGAACCACTCGAGTCAg ATAGGTCCACCGTTGCCGGGGGTAACAAGCGCCAGCGTCTGATGGtggacttcctgtcctgggTGGACCAGACCGGGGAGTTCCTGTCCCTCACCAACACTCTGGACGAGATCAAGCAGGAGCgactggag aggctggagagacacTCAAGGAACATGGACCCTGCTCAGTACTCTGAGTTCTGTGAGAGTCGTCAGCTCAGCTTTG ctaagAAGGCCTCAAAGTTCCGTGATTGGCTGGACTGTAGCAGCTTGGAGGTGAAACCCAATGCCGTCGCCATGGAGATCCTGTCCTACCTGGCCTATGAGACGGTTGCTCAG attGTAGATCTGTCTCTGCTTGTAAAACAAGACATGAGTCCCAAGACCGGCCCTTTCAGCCATGTCATCGCTGCCAACTACATCCACTACCACAGCAAcacagag gtaaaAAAAGATCCAGATTCTCCGGAAAAcacgcccccctccaccccgagCTCCTCCCACTCTTCAAAGTCCCTCCCCCAGGGTAACGGGGAGAGCAGCAGGAGTCGACAGAGGAAACGCAAGAAG agctCAACAGTGAGTGCGGAGCCCCTCAGTGGAGCAATCCAGCCCTGCCACATCCGGGAAGCCATCAGACgctacaattacacacacacg agCTCCTACAGGCGCAGTGGGATGGCCTTCCTGGCCTGCTGA
- the LOC134007370 gene encoding follistatin-related protein 1-like has product MLYQVVLLILGAAIPWLAVEGKPAACANVFCGAGRECAMTERGEPACMCINYCKAHKHPVCASNGKTYQNHCELHRDACLTGTKLHVEQDGHCQEMSNKVAASPIVCYVADRNELRRRVIGWLEGEVEPDGWFSIGSNFSHILEKYFKEYDDGDSQMDSSELLKFLQHNETAINITAYASQDNNRLLRSLCVDALIELSDENADWKLSFDEFLNCLKPDFNPPERMCALEDETYEDGAETQMECNRCVCACGNWVCTALTCDGTERPEVVEAEGAEQEMTEEEWTRRVAELNMRQETVEKMKVGVNEI; this is encoded by the exons ATG TTGTATCAAGTTGTTCTCCTCATTCTTGGAGCGGCAATCCCCTGGCTGGCGGTG gagGGAAAGCCCGCAGCGTGTGCCAATGTGTTTTGTGGAGCGGGGAGAGAGTGCGCCATGACGGAGAGAGGAGAACCTGCTTGCATGTGCATCAAC tacTGTAAGGCCCACAAGCATCCGGTGTGTGCCAGTAACGGGAAGACTTACCAGAACCACTGTGAGCTGCACCGGGACGCCTGCCTCACCGGGACCAAGCTGCACGTAGAGCAGGATGGACACTGCCAAG AGATGTCCAACAAAGTTGCAGCCAGCCCAA ttgtgtgctATGTAGCAGACAGGAATGAGCTACGGAGAAGAGTGATTGGCTGGCTTGAAGGGGAGGTGGAGCCCGATGGCTGGTTCTCAATAGGAAGCAACTTCTCTCACATCCTGGAGAAATACTTCAAG gagTACGATGATGGAGATTCCCAGATGGACTCGTCTGAACTCCTGAAGTTCCTCCAACACAACGAGACAGCCATCAACATCACCGCCTACGCCAGCCAGGACAACAATCGCCTGCTCAG gagcctATGTGTGGATGCTCTCATTGAGTTGTCAGATGAAAATGCTGACTGGAAGCTAAGTTTCGATGAGTTCCTCAACTGCCTGAAGCCTGACTTCAACCCCCCAGAGAGaa TGTGTGCCCTGGAGGACGAGACATACGAGGATGGGGCAGAGACTCAGATGGAATGTAACCGCTGTGTATGCGCCTGTGGAAACTGGGTCTGCACAGCTCTCACCTGCGAcg GAACAGAGCGCCCAGAGGtggtggaggctgagggggcgGAGCAGGAAATGACCGAGGAGGAGTGGACCCGCAGGGTGGCAGAGCTCAACATGCGCCAG GAGACTGTAGAAAAGATGAAGGTGGGCGTCAATGAGATCTGA
- the LOC134007912 gene encoding glycogen synthase kinase-3 beta-like isoform X2 has protein sequence MAEACRPEMSGRPRTTSFAESCKTVQQTSTVGSVKVVRDKNGSRVTTVVATPGQGPDQSQEVSYSDTEVIGNGSFGVVYRAKLCDSGEQVAIKKVLQDKRFKNRELQIMRKLDHCNIVRLRYFFYSSGDKKDEVYLNLVLDYVPETVYRESRKYSRAKQTLPTLYIKLYMYQLFRSLAYIHSYGICHRDIKPQNLLLDPDSGVLKLCDFGSAKQLVRGEPNVSYICSRYYRAPELIFGATDYTSSIDVWSAGCVLAELLLGQPIFPGDSGVDQLVEIIKVLGTPSREQIREMNPNYTEFRFPQITAHPWTKVFRPRTPVEAIGLCSRLLEYTPTSRLTALEACGHAFFDELRDPNLKLPNGRDTPPLFNFSMQELSSKPMLASVLIPAHARCQPGDASPSNRHSDAIHPQNPNADPASSFT, from the exons ATGGCTGAAGCCTGCCGTCCAGAGATGTCTGGTCGACCCAGGACCACCTCCTTCGCGGAGAGCTGCAAGACGGTACAGCAGACCTCGACTGTTGGCAGCGTCAAAGTAGTCA GAGACAAGAATGGCAGCAGGGTGACGACAGTTGTAGCAACCCCCGGCCAAGGTCCCGACCAGTCACAGGAGGTTAGCTACAGCGACACAGAGGTGATCGGGAACGGCTCATTCGGAGTTGTTTACCGGGCCAAACTGTGCGACTCTGGAGAGCAGGTGGCCATCAAGAAGGTCTTGCAGGACAAGAGGTTCAAG AACCGGGAGCTCCAGATTATGAGGAAGTTGGACCACTGCAATATTGTCCGTCTGCGCTACTTCTTCTACTCCAGTGGAGACaag aaGGATGAGGTGTATCTTAACCTGGTTCTGGACTATGTTCCTGAGACGGTATACAGAGAGTCCCGCAAGTACAGCCGAGCTAAGCAGACGCTGCCCACTCTCTACATCAAG ttGTACATGTACCAGTTGTTCCGGAGCCTGGCCTATATCCACTCCTATGGGATCTGTCACCGGGACATCAAGCCTCAGAATCTGCTGCTGGACCCTGACAGTGGAGTTCTCAAACTCTGTGACTTCGGCAG tgcTAAGCAGCTTGTTCGTGGAGAGCCAAATGTGTCCTACATCTGCTCCCGCTACTACCGAGCTCCGGAACTCATCTTTGGAGCCACCGACTACACCTCCAGCAtag ATGTATGGTCAGCTGGCTGTGTTCTAGCAGAGTTGTTGCTAGGGCAACCCATATTTCCTGGTGACAGTGGAGTGGATCAGTTGGTGGAAATTATCAAG GTTCTGGGGACccccagcagagagcagatCAGGGAGATGAACCCCAACTACACAGAGTTCCGCTTCCCTCAGATCACAGCTCATCCCTGGACTAAG GTGTTCCGGCCACGGACGCCGGTGGAAGCAATTGGCCTGTGTTCCCGCCTGCTGGAGTACACGCCCACTTCCCGCCTCACGGCGCTTGAGGCCTGTGGCCACGCCTTCTTTGATGAACTACGAGATCCAAACCTCAAACTCCCTAATGGACGAGACACGCCCCCTCTGTTCAACTTCTCTATGCAGG agcTGTCCAGTAAGCCCATGCTTGCATCTGTTCTGATCCCCGCCCACGCCCGTTGTCAACCTGGAGACGCGTCTCCTAGCAACAGACACTCAG ATGCAATTCACCCTCAGAACCCCAATGCTGACCccgcctcctccttcacctga
- the LOC134007912 gene encoding glycogen synthase kinase-3 beta-like isoform X1, which translates to MAEACRPEMSGRPRTTSFAESCKTVQQTSTVGSVKVVRDKNGSRVTTVVATPGQGPDQSQEVSYSDTEVIGNGSFGVVYRAKLCDSGEQVAIKKVLQDKRFKNRELQIMRKLDHCNIVRLRYFFYSSGDKKDEVYLNLVLDYVPETVYRESRKYSRAKQTLPTLYIKLYMYQLFRSLAYIHSYGICHRDIKPQNLLLDPDSGVLKLCDFGSAKQLVRGEPNVSYICSRYYRAPELIFGATDYTSSIDVWSAGCVLAELLLGQPIFPGDSGVDQLVEIIKVLGTPSREQIREMNPNYTEFRFPQITAHPWTKPCVIGPQVFRPRTPVEAIGLCSRLLEYTPTSRLTALEACGHAFFDELRDPNLKLPNGRDTPPLFNFSMQELSSKPMLASVLIPAHARCQPGDASPSNRHSDAIHPQNPNADPASSFT; encoded by the exons ATGGCTGAAGCCTGCCGTCCAGAGATGTCTGGTCGACCCAGGACCACCTCCTTCGCGGAGAGCTGCAAGACGGTACAGCAGACCTCGACTGTTGGCAGCGTCAAAGTAGTCA GAGACAAGAATGGCAGCAGGGTGACGACAGTTGTAGCAACCCCCGGCCAAGGTCCCGACCAGTCACAGGAGGTTAGCTACAGCGACACAGAGGTGATCGGGAACGGCTCATTCGGAGTTGTTTACCGGGCCAAACTGTGCGACTCTGGAGAGCAGGTGGCCATCAAGAAGGTCTTGCAGGACAAGAGGTTCAAG AACCGGGAGCTCCAGATTATGAGGAAGTTGGACCACTGCAATATTGTCCGTCTGCGCTACTTCTTCTACTCCAGTGGAGACaag aaGGATGAGGTGTATCTTAACCTGGTTCTGGACTATGTTCCTGAGACGGTATACAGAGAGTCCCGCAAGTACAGCCGAGCTAAGCAGACGCTGCCCACTCTCTACATCAAG ttGTACATGTACCAGTTGTTCCGGAGCCTGGCCTATATCCACTCCTATGGGATCTGTCACCGGGACATCAAGCCTCAGAATCTGCTGCTGGACCCTGACAGTGGAGTTCTCAAACTCTGTGACTTCGGCAG tgcTAAGCAGCTTGTTCGTGGAGAGCCAAATGTGTCCTACATCTGCTCCCGCTACTACCGAGCTCCGGAACTCATCTTTGGAGCCACCGACTACACCTCCAGCAtag ATGTATGGTCAGCTGGCTGTGTTCTAGCAGAGTTGTTGCTAGGGCAACCCATATTTCCTGGTGACAGTGGAGTGGATCAGTTGGTGGAAATTATCAAG GTTCTGGGGACccccagcagagagcagatCAGGGAGATGAACCCCAACTACACAGAGTTCCGCTTCCCTCAGATCACAGCTCATCCCTGGACTAAG CCATGTGTTATTGGTCCTCAGGTGTTCCGGCCACGGACGCCGGTGGAAGCAATTGGCCTGTGTTCCCGCCTGCTGGAGTACACGCCCACTTCCCGCCTCACGGCGCTTGAGGCCTGTGGCCACGCCTTCTTTGATGAACTACGAGATCCAAACCTCAAACTCCCTAATGGACGAGACACGCCCCCTCTGTTCAACTTCTCTATGCAGG agcTGTCCAGTAAGCCCATGCTTGCATCTGTTCTGATCCCCGCCCACGCCCGTTGTCAACCTGGAGACGCGTCTCCTAGCAACAGACACTCAG ATGCAATTCACCCTCAGAACCCCAATGCTGACCccgcctcctccttcacctga
- the LOC134007911 gene encoding cell division cycle 5-like protein, whose translation MPRIMIKGGVWRNTEDEILKAAVMKYGKNQWSRIASLLHRKSAKQCKARWYEWLDPSIKKTEWSREEEEKLLHLAKLMPTQWRTIAPIIGRTAAQCLEHYEFLLDKAAQRDNEEDTADDPRKLKPGEIDPNPETKPARPDPVDMDEDELEMLSEARARLANTQGKKAKRKAREKQLEEARRLAALQKRRELRAAGIDVQKKRKKKRGVDYNAEIPFEKKPSQGFYDTSMELYQGLEPNFKRLRQQHLDGELRNEKEERERKRDRQKIKKKKESDLPSAILQTSGVSEFTRKRSKLVLPAPQISDAELEEVVKLGQASEVARQTAEESGITNSASSALLSEYSVTNSSMGTSLRTPKTPAAQDKILQEAQNLMALTNVDTPLKGGLNTPLHQSDFSGVTPQRQAVQTPNTVLTTPFRTPGPGSEGMMTPQGGMTPKVAGTPGLTPARTPLRDKLNINTEEQLADPAFAKHLQRESREQLKLGLLSLPLPKNDFEIVLPENAERELEEAETDHGYIEDASEIEHCKQAARELEKEKELKMRHTAVQRSLPRPTEVNESILRPSGAEPLSELQQAEELIKQEMITMLHHDCLHHPAPSGPSQPQRSKSRGPASTSNNAEHIAYLDSHLYQTVSNEELAQAGELLSAEMEVVRGGMGHGDLSMEAYCQVWEECYGQVLYLSGQARYTRANLASKKDRLDSLEKKLEVNRGHMTCEARRAARLEKRLKVLLGGYQSRALGLLKQHQELWEQVEQSAVELHTFHLLKKQEDSAIPRRKEALREDVERQQEREKELQQRYGDLLMEKEALLTAKY comes from the exons ATGCCGCGTATTATGATCaaaggaggggtgtggaggaacACCGAG GATGAAATCCTCAAGGCAGCAGTGATGAAGTATGGGAAGAACCAGTGGTCTCGTATCGCTTCCCTGCTTCACCGCAAGTCTGCTAAACAGTGCAAGGCCCGCTG gtatgaaTGGCTGGACCCCAGCATCAAGAAGACAGAGTGGTctcgggaggaggaggagaaactgCTCCACCTGGCCAAGCTGATGCCCACCCAGTGGAGGACCATCGCCCCCATCATAGGACGCACCGCTGCCCAGTGTCTGGAGCACTACGAGTTCCTGCT AGACAAAGCAGCCCAGAGGGACAACGAGGAAGACACCGCAGACGACCCCAGGAAGCTGAAGCCTGGAGAGATTGACCCCAACCCTGAGACCAAGCCTGCCAGACCAGACCCTGTGGACATGGATGAAG atgagttGGAGATGCTGTCGGAGGCCAGGGCCAGGCTGGCCAACACACAAGGCAAGAAGGCCAAGAGGAAAGCCAGGGagaagcagctggaggaggccag gcgttTGGCAGCGCTGCAGAAGCGCAGGGAGCTGCGCGCGGCCGGCATCGACGtgcagaagaagaggaagaagaagagaggcgtGGACTACAACGCTGAGATCCCCTTTGAGAAGAAGCCGTCGCAGGGCTTCTACGACACCAGCATGGAGCTGTACCAGGGCCTGGAGCCCAACTTTAAACGCCTGCGACAACAGCACCTGGACGGAGAGCTGCGCAA TGAGAAGGAGGagcgggagaggaagagagaccgacagaagatcaagaagaagaaggagtccGATCTGCCCTCCGCCATCCTGCAGACCAGCGGGGTGTCCGAGTTCACCAGGAAGCGCAGCAAGCTGGTGCTGCCTGCACCCCAg atctccgacgctgagctggaggaggtggtgaagcTGGGCCAGGCCAGTGAAGTGGCTCGTCAGACAGCTGAGGAGTCCGGCATCACTAACTCGGCCTCCTCGGCCCTCCTGTCCGAGTACAGCGTCACTAACAGCTCCATGGGAACCAGCCTGCGCACCCCAAAGACCCCCGCAGCCCAGGACAAGATCCTGCAG gaggCCCAGAACCTGATGGCCCTGACCAACGTGGACACGCCCCTGAAGGGAGGGCTCAACACCCCGCTGCACCAGAGCGACTTCTCTGGAGTCACGCCTCAGAGACAGGCGGTGCAGACGCCCAACACCGTCCTCACCACGCCCTTCAg GACTCCGGGGCCAGGGTCAGAAGGCATGATGACGCCCCAGGGCGGGATGACCCCCAAGGTGGCAGGGACACCCGGACTGACCCCCGCTCGCACCCCCCTCCGAGACAAGCTCAACATCAACACTGAGGAGCAGCTGGCTGACCCTGCCTTTGCCAAGCACCTG caGAGGGAGTCGCGGGAGCAGCTGAAGCTGGGGCTGCTGTCACTGCCGCTCCCTAAGAACGACTTTGAGATCGTCCTGCCTGAgaacgcagagagagagctggaggaggcggagACTGACCACGGCTACATCGAGGACGCATCCGAGATAGAGCACTGCAAACag gcTGCTcgggagctggagaaggagaaggagctgAAGATGAGACACACTGCTGTCCAGAGGAGCCTGCCCAGACCaacagag gtcaACGAGTCCATCCTCCGTCCGAGCGGGGCCGAGCCGCTGTCTGAGCTGCAGCAGGCAGAGGAGCTGATCAAGCAGGAGATGATCACCATGCTGCACCACGACTGCCTGCACCACCCCGCCCCCAGCGGGCCAAGCCAACCGCAGCGCAGCAAGAGCCGAGGCCCCGCCTCCACCTCCAACAACGCCGAGCACATCGCCTACCTGGACTCGCACCTGTACCAGACAGTCAGCAACGAGGAGCTGGCCCAG gcgggAGAGCTGCTCAGTGCAGAGATGGAGGTGGTGCGTGGAGGGATGGGCCATGGGGACCTGTCCATGGAGGCGTACTGCCAGGTGTGGGAGGAGTGCTATGGCCAGGTGCTCTACCTGTCTGGCCAGGCCAGATACACACGGGCCAACCTGGCCTCCAAGAAGGACCGCCTGGACAGCCTGGAGAAGaagctggag gtaAACCGGGGTCACATGACGTGCGAGGCGCGCCGCGCAGCGCGGCTGGAGAAGCGTCTgaaggtgctgctggggggctACCAGTCGCGCGCCCTGGGCCTGCTCAAGCAGCACCAGGAGCTGTGGGAGCAGGTGGAGCAGAGCGCCGTGGAGCTGCACACCTTCCACCTGCTCAAGAAGCAGGAGGACAGCGCCATCCCCCGCAGGAAGgag gctctcagggaggatgtggagcgacagcaggagagggagaaggagctgCAGCAGAGATATGGAGACCTGCTGATGGAGAAGGAGGCACTGCTCACAGCCAAATactga